The Nocardia sp. NBC_01503 sequence ACATTCTGGCGGGCGAGGTGGCGCTGCCCTCGGGTGATGTGCCCGAACCGTTCGTGGACGCGGACGATATCGCCGATGTGGCGGTGGCGGCGCTGACCGAGGACGGACATGGCGGCGAGATCTACGAACTCACCGGCCCGCGTGCACTGACCTTCGCGGAGGCGACGGCGGAGATCGCCCGCGCCACCGGTCGGGAGATCGCCTTCATACCGCTGTCCCGAACGGATTTCGTCGCATCGCTGACCTCCTACGGCGTGCCCGCCGATGAGGTGAGTCTGCTCGACTATCTCTTCGGCACGATCCTGGACGGGCGGAATTCGCAACTCACCGACGGGGTGTTCCGGGCGCTCGGGCGTCGGCCCCGCGACTTCGCCGAATACGCCCGTGACGTGGCATCTTCCGGTGCCTGGTCGGCCACAGCGCATGCGTAATCTGTCGGTGCCCGGGCATACAATCAATACGAAACAGCTTGTAGTACACCAATTTCGGATCACATCCCGGAGCGTCGCCGAAGCCGCGAAAGGTTGTGGCTGACGAGGAGCTGCCCTGACCGGTAGCGTCGTGCCGATGGCCGCCGCGACGCCCGCTCCTCCGATCCGGAACGCTCGTATCGCACTGTTCGCGGTGTTCGGCCTGAATGGAATGCTCTCGGCCCTGTGGATTGTGCACATTCCGGCCGTCACCGAGCGGACCGGCGTCTCGCACAGCCTGCTGGGGATGCTCATCCTGCTCATGGCGGGCTGCGCCATCATCGGTATGCAGGCCGCCGGTCCGCTGGCCGACCGCTTCGGCAGCCGCACCCTCACCGCCACCGCCGCCGGCCTGCTCTCGATCGCCCTGATCGGTCCGGGGTTGGCGACCAGCCCGCTCGCCCTCGCAATAGCCCTGGCCGCCTTCGGAATCGGCATGGGCATGCTGGACGTCTCGATGAACGCCCAGGCCGTGCACATCGAACGCGCCTACCCCCGGCCGATCATGTCGGCGTTCCACGCCTTCTTCTCCCTGGGCGGTCTGGTCGGCTCGCTCGCGGGGGCGGCGACGCAGCGCGCGCATTGGAGCGTCCACACCACGCTAACGGTGTCGGCGATCGTGGGGCTGGCACTCGTGGCCGTCTGCACGCCTCGCCTGCTCCCCCATGCGCACGCGACCCCCGCCGAGAATGCCGCTCCCGCATCGCAGCTCGATGTCACCGACTACTATGCCGCACGCGGTCGGCGACCGACCGGCAGCGGCGACGGCCCGGCGGCTCAGCCGGATCGCGCGGTCGCCGGTACGGCACGCATGGTGGCCGGTGATGATCCCGCGACCGCCGACCCCGCGAGCACGGTCCGAAAAGTACTGGTGCTGGGCGTGATCGCCTTCACCGTCCTGATGGCCGAAGGAGTGGCGGCGGATTGGAGCGCACTGCAACTCCGCGATCGACTCGGCGTGGATGTCGGCACCGCCGCGCTGGCCTACGGCGCGTTCTCCACCACCATGACCGCCGGACGCCTGGTCGCCGACCGGGTGAGCGGAAGGATCGGCCGGGTCGCGGTGGTGCGCTGGGGAACCATATTGGGAGCGTTCGGATTCGGGTTGATCGCGATCTCCGGATGGCTGCCGCTGACCTTGCTCGGATGGGCGCTGGTGGGGATCGGGCTCTCCGGCACGGTGCCGCAGGTGTTCACGGCCGCGGGGAATTTGGGTTCGGCGACGGCGGCGACGGATATGTCCCGAGTATTCGGGCTCGGCTATATGGGGCTGCTCGCGGGTCCGGCGATCATCGGCTGGCTCACCAAGCTGGTGCCGCTGACGACGGCCATGGCGGTGCCGCTGGCGGCATTGCTGTTGTGCGCGTTGGCAGCCGGGGCGGTGGGTACGCGGACGCGGAGCTAGGCGGACGCGGTCGCGGGCCGCCGGGGTGTGGATCCCGGCCAAAAACATGCCGGGACGACGGGATGGGCGTCCCGGCGGTGAGGGCTTGAACGAGCAGCGCGGAAGCCAGTCGGCGCGGGGCGGGTCAGTCGGCCTGGGGGGTGCGGGGTTCGCGGGCGGTCGCGCCGAGGTCGCCTATTTGTTCGGCGTGGGCCAGGAAGCCGTCGACCATGCGATGGTTGAGGACGGCCAGGGCCTTCAGGTCTTCTGTGGTCCAGTCGGCGAGGGCCTCGGTCATCCAGTGGCGCATGACATCTCGCACGGCGTCGACCGCGTGGCGGCCGGCGGGGGTGGGGCAGACGCGCTGGGCGCGGCGGTCGTCG is a genomic window containing:
- a CDS encoding MFS transporter, with the translated sequence MAAATPAPPIRNARIALFAVFGLNGMLSALWIVHIPAVTERTGVSHSLLGMLILLMAGCAIIGMQAAGPLADRFGSRTLTATAAGLLSIALIGPGLATSPLALAIALAAFGIGMGMLDVSMNAQAVHIERAYPRPIMSAFHAFFSLGGLVGSLAGAATQRAHWSVHTTLTVSAIVGLALVAVCTPRLLPHAHATPAENAAPASQLDVTDYYAARGRRPTGSGDGPAAQPDRAVAGTARMVAGDDPATADPASTVRKVLVLGVIAFTVLMAEGVAADWSALQLRDRLGVDVGTAALAYGAFSTTMTAGRLVADRVSGRIGRVAVVRWGTILGAFGFGLIAISGWLPLTLLGWALVGIGLSGTVPQVFTAAGNLGSATAATDMSRVFGLGYMGLLAGPAIIGWLTKLVPLTTAMAVPLAALLLCALAAGAVGTRTRS
- a CDS encoding NmrA family NAD(P)-binding protein encodes the protein MTNKETVNSENTILVIGGTGKTGSRVAARLTALGVPVRIGSRTATIPFDWTDRETWGPALAGVGAVYLSYQPDLAVPGAAADIKSLTALAAAAGVRRIVLLSGRGEVEALECEGIVRNSGIPWTVVRCAFFAQNFSEGSFADYILAGEVALPSGDVPEPFVDADDIADVAVAALTEDGHGGEIYELTGPRALTFAEATAEIARATGREIAFIPLSRTDFVASLTSYGVPADEVSLLDYLFGTILDGRNSQLTDGVFRALGRRPRDFAEYARDVASSGAWSATAHA